AATCACTCGTTCTCCCTTTGGGTTTTTTCCTAAGGCTTTGTAAGCCCACCAAATTTGACCGATAATTTCTGCAGTGGTTAGATTACGATTAAAACCTTGTCGTCCCGTAGAGCAAAACGTACAAGCGAGGGCGCAACCCACTTGCGATGAAACACACAATGTCCCTCTGTCATCCTCCGGGATGAATACTGTTTCAATAGCATTTCCAGGTGTTAGTTGTAACAACCATTTCTTTGTCCCATCTAATGAGACTTGTTCTGACAGCAACGTTGGGACAGAAATGCTGGCTATTTCAGAGAGTTTTTCTCTTAATTGCTTGGCCACATCTGTCATTATAGAGAAATCAGATACACCCATTTGATGTATCCACTTCATCACTTGCTTGGCACGAAAAGGCTTCTCCCCGAGTTTATCAAAAAACCCAGTCAGCTCGTCTCGTGTTAATCCAAGCAAATTGATGGTCATTATTTTACTCTTAGCGAGTGTAAACGTTCAAAGCTGGGAAAAAATAAGCAATTTCAACCGCTGCCGTCTCAGGGGCGTCAGAACCATGTACAGCGTTTGCATCAATACTGTCAGCAAAGTCGGCACGAATTGTTCCAGTAGCGGCTTTTTTAGGATCTGTGGCGCCCATTAAATCACGGTTTTTTAAAATCGCCCCTTCCCCCTCAAGTACCTGAATCATCACTGGTCCGGAAATCATAAAAGAGACTAAATCTTTAAAAAATGGACGTTCTTGATGAACCGCATAGAATCCCTCAGCCTCTGCTTGAGACAAGTGGGTCATACGGGCTGCAACAATTTTAAGTCCAGCTTGTTCAAAACGAGTGTAAATTTGCCCAATCACATTTTTCTCAACTGCATCGGGTTTAATAATCGATAGGGTACGCTCAATAGCCATGACAACACTCCAAAATTAAAGTAAAAAACACTAGATTTTAACATGCGAGCCCCCTCCCTGACCATGACTTATATTAAAACGCCATGCCAACTCAACACCCCACTCATCTGGAGATGCTTGGTGCTCTACACTAACCCCTATACCTGGAATAGCAACTATTCCTTGTTGGTTCATAATGAATGGCCAATAATCCCTGGCCCACAAAGGGATATCAAGCTCCTGAAAAATTTTTTTTATGGCTTTATGAGGACGATGAGGGTGAATTTTAATGGATTCTCCCCCACGTCGCCTTGATACTACCACTCCATGATTTAAGGACTCTACGTTGATTCCAGCGCCAAAAACTGGACTGCTAGTCAAGATTCCGACCCCTGGAATATCAATCTCTTCCATTGGCCATTGACGCAGTTCAAATGAAACCCAAGCTTCAAGGTTGGCAATCACATACCAATATCCTCTGTCACTCACTAGGGAAATATTAGCAAAACTCAGACGAGGATGTTTGTCAGGTTGTGCGAGTAGTACCTGTTGCCACCAATTAAGCCATTGACTCTGTTGAGGCACAGGTAAACCTTGCTTAGCCAACCAGTAACGAATTAAGTTTGCTGCCCGCTCTTCACCCAGAGAGATCACTTTTTCCGCCACCAAACTATTTTCATGGGCGCAAAAAAGTACATCAATTTGTGCTAAATCATTTAATAGTTTTTGGGCTTTTACAAAATGTGAGCGAGTACGTTCAGCAACGTCAAGCCAATGAGGAAACTTCTGCTCAATAACAGGTGTTAAAATTTGACGAATATAATTACGCTGGTAATAAACGTTTTGGTTTGACGGATCTTCAATCCACTTTAACTGATAACGATTCGCTAACTCAAGAATTTCAGCGCGTGATACCTGTAAAAAAGGTCTTAGTAATTGCACCGCTGACCCCGCAAGCAAGCGCTGCTCTGGCATGGCTGAAAGGCCAGGTAAACCAGCACCTCTAAAGAATTGTGTTAACAGTGTTTCGGCTTGATCGTTAGCATGATGAGCTAAAAGTAAAAAGTCTGTTGGAGTATTTTTAAAAATATTATAGCGCGCTGTACGTGCTGCATTCTCAAGGCCCAACCCTGCATTTAAATCACACTCCACTCTTTCAATAGAGAGCGGAATACTCCAGT
This sequence is a window from Ferrovum sp. JA12. Protein-coding genes within it:
- the ndk gene encoding nucleoside-diphosphate kinase gives rise to the protein MAIERTLSIIKPDAVEKNVIGQIYTRFEQAGLKIVAARMTHLSQAEAEGFYAVHQERPFFKDLVSFMISGPVMIQVLEGEGAILKNRDLMGATDPKKAATGTIRADFADSIDANAVHGSDAPETAAVEIAYFFPALNVYTR
- the tilS gene encoding tRNA lysidine(34) synthetase TilS, whose translation is MASSRKPAVNLIDTVGQILKKYISDQQFHITVAVSGGLDSVVLLYVCWKLADLLPLSLHALHINHQLQPINKSMEEFVTSICQDWSIPLSIERVECDLNAGLGLENAARTARYNIFKNTPTDFLLLAHHANDQAETLLTQFFRGAGLPGLSAMPEQRLLAGSAVQLLRPFLQVSRAEILELANRYQLKWIEDPSNQNVYYQRNYIRQILTPVIEQKFPHWLDVAERTRSHFVKAQKLLNDLAQIDVLFCAHENSLVAEKVISLGEERAANLIRYWLAKQGLPVPQQSQWLNWWQQVLLAQPDKHPRLSFANISLVSDRGYWYVIANLEAWVSFELRQWPMEEIDIPGVGILTSSPVFGAGINVESLNHGVVVSRRRGGESIKIHPHRPHKAIKKIFQELDIPLWARDYWPFIMNQQGIVAIPGIGVSVEHQASPDEWGVELAWRFNISHGQGGGSHVKI